From a region of the Salinispira pacifica genome:
- a CDS encoding response regulator, giving the protein MRFLIVEDDFGSRRLLQAILKEFGEIETVVDGEEAIDAFKLAWSEERPYDLILLDIMMPKLDGQQALQLIRSTEKEMGVSAKNEVKVIMTTALEDPANVIRAFNRGGATGYIVKPIQKEVLLDEIRKAGIELPG; this is encoded by the coding sequence ATGCGATTTTTAATAGTTGAAGATGATTTCGGCAGCAGGCGCCTTCTACAGGCGATCCTGAAAGAGTTTGGTGAAATTGAAACAGTTGTGGACGGAGAAGAAGCCATAGATGCGTTTAAACTGGCGTGGAGTGAAGAACGTCCCTACGATCTCATTCTCCTGGATATTATGATGCCCAAGCTTGACGGTCAGCAGGCCCTCCAGCTGATCAGAAGTACGGAAAAAGAGATGGGTGTAAGCGCGAAAAATGAAGTCAAGGTAATCATGACCACAGCCCTGGAAGATCCGGCCAACGTGATCCGGGCATTCAACCGGGGAGGAGCTACCGGATACATTGTAAAACCTATTCAGAAAGAAGTGCTGCTGGATGAAATTCGCAAGGCCGGCATTGAATTGCCCGGCTGA
- the lepA gene encoding translation elongation factor 4 produces MSKHDLSRIRNFCIIAHIDHGKSTLADRFIELSKIISERDYKDQILDSMDIERERGITIKSQAVTIPYVSGEGVEYQLNFVDTPGHVDFSYEVSRAISSCEGALLLVDATQGVEAQTLSNLYLALEHDLEIIPVINKIDMPAADIEGVKHQIEHDLGLPADEAALISAKMGTGIMELFEKLVKEIPSPSAQEDAPAKALVFDSHYDPYRGVVVHFRIFEGSFREGQEIFFMGSESRYTIDELGRFRIGLERTGKLHAGEVGYFLAGIKTISDIRVGDTVTDYKHPCKEALPGFMDVKPMVYSSIYPVDSNDYQELAAAMEKLKLNDASLVYEKDSSLALGFGYKCGFLGLLHLEVVQERLEREFGLSIVFTAPSVMYEVYLLNGEMIQVETPADMPESSKIDYSMEPYIKASIITPTEYIGNLISLCEEKRGIQKDMIYLDEKRVEIIYEMPLAEVLFEFYDRLKSVSRGYASFDYDLIDYRRTDLAKLDILINGNAVDTLSQLVFRENAAYRARKVCKKLTKEIARHQFQIPIQGAIGNHIIARENIRALRKDVTAKCYGGDISRKRKLLEKQKEGKKRMKMVGNVELPQSAFLSVLKTDDDD; encoded by the coding sequence ATGAGCAAACATGACCTCTCACGCATCCGCAATTTTTGTATAATTGCGCATATCGACCACGGTAAGTCCACTCTGGCTGACCGTTTTATTGAATTATCCAAAATTATCTCAGAGCGGGACTACAAGGATCAAATCCTTGACTCCATGGATATCGAACGGGAACGGGGTATTACCATTAAAAGCCAGGCGGTGACCATTCCCTATGTTTCGGGGGAAGGCGTTGAATATCAGCTGAACTTCGTAGACACACCGGGGCACGTGGACTTCAGTTACGAAGTCTCCAGAGCGATATCTTCCTGTGAAGGAGCTCTGCTTCTGGTGGATGCCACCCAGGGCGTTGAAGCTCAGACCCTGTCCAATCTTTATCTTGCCCTGGAACATGACCTGGAAATTATACCGGTGATCAACAAGATCGACATGCCTGCTGCGGATATTGAAGGGGTGAAGCATCAGATTGAGCATGACCTGGGACTTCCCGCCGACGAAGCAGCGCTGATCTCCGCCAAGATGGGTACCGGCATTATGGAACTCTTTGAAAAGCTGGTGAAAGAGATACCGTCGCCTTCAGCACAAGAAGACGCCCCGGCCAAAGCGCTGGTATTTGACTCCCACTATGATCCCTACCGGGGGGTTGTGGTGCATTTCCGGATATTTGAAGGAAGTTTTCGGGAGGGACAGGAGATTTTCTTTATGGGCAGCGAATCCCGCTACACAATCGATGAGCTGGGACGCTTCCGTATCGGTCTGGAGCGCACCGGCAAACTTCATGCCGGAGAGGTGGGATATTTCCTGGCGGGGATCAAAACCATTTCCGACATCCGGGTGGGAGATACGGTTACCGATTACAAACATCCCTGCAAAGAGGCTCTTCCCGGTTTCATGGATGTGAAACCCATGGTGTACTCGTCGATATATCCGGTGGACAGTAACGATTATCAGGAACTTGCCGCCGCCATGGAGAAACTGAAACTCAACGATGCCTCCCTGGTGTATGAGAAGGACAGTTCACTGGCCCTGGGCTTCGGATACAAATGCGGATTTCTCGGTCTTCTTCACCTTGAAGTGGTTCAGGAACGTTTGGAACGGGAGTTCGGGCTCTCCATAGTTTTTACCGCTCCGTCGGTAATGTATGAAGTCTATCTGCTGAACGGTGAAATGATTCAGGTGGAAACTCCTGCGGACATGCCCGAGTCCTCCAAAATCGATTACTCCATGGAACCGTATATCAAAGCCAGCATTATCACACCCACAGAATACATCGGGAATCTCATAAGTCTCTGTGAAGAGAAACGGGGCATCCAGAAAGATATGATTTATCTGGATGAAAAACGGGTGGAGATCATCTACGAGATGCCTCTGGCCGAGGTTTTATTCGAATTTTACGACCGGCTGAAAAGCGTCAGCAGGGGCTATGCCAGTTTCGACTACGATCTGATCGACTACCGCCGCACCGACCTTGCCAAGCTGGATATTCTGATAAACGGAAATGCCGTGGACACCCTCAGTCAGCTGGTGTTCAGGGAAAATGCCGCATACCGGGCCCGGAAGGTGTGTAAAAAACTCACCAAGGAAATTGCACGCCACCAGTTCCAGATCCCCATTCAGGGCGCAATCGGAAACCACATTATCGCCAGAGAGAATATCCGGGCGCTGAGAAAAGATGTAACCGCC